The following DNA comes from Candidatus Aminicenantes bacterium.
TGAGCCTTGACGCCGAAGACGTTGGCGGCCATGTCGTAGGCGGTCCAGAGAAGAAAGCCGACGACGACCGGCCGCACGGCTTTGAGCATGGCCTTGACGGCCGGGCTGTCCTTGATGCTGTAGAAATAGACGATCATAACCAGCATGAGGAGGGTTGTCGGAAGAACCGTCCCTGCCACCGCCATGATCGCCCCGGGCAGGCGGGCCAGCTTGTAGCCGATGTAAGCCGAGACCTGGGGCGCGATCGGTCCGGGCAGGGCGTTGCTGATGGCCACGGCGTCGGCGAATTCGCTCGACGTGACCCAGCCGGCGTGGGTGACCTCGCGCTGCATCAAGGCCAGCGAGGCTGGGCCGCCGCCCCAGGAGAAGAGCGCCACCCGGGTGAAGATCCAGAAGATCTTGAACAGCATGGGCGCCTCCTCGCTTACCCGCCGACCAGGATCAGACGGGTCTGCGGGTCGGAGAGCCATTCGGCTCCCGTCTCGGTCACGACGACCATGTCTTCCACGGTCACAACCCCCCGTCCCGGGACGGTCAGGCGGGGCTCGATAGTGAAGACCATTCCCGGCTCCAGCGGCCGGAAGGGCTTGCGGGCGTATTTCTCCCAGGCCGGGCCGAGCAGCGCCGTTCCGTCGTGCGGGAAACGGCCGACCTGGTGGCCCAGCCCGTGCGGAAATTCCTCGTAGCCGGCCGCGGTGATGACGCCGCGGGCCGCCGCGTCGACGTCTTTCCCGAGCACGCCCGGTCTCATCGCCCGCTTCGATGCCTCGATCGCGCGGGTGATGGTTTCGAAGCCCCGCCGGACGTCGGCGGGCGCTTCAGTCTGACCCGGCTCGAGGATATAAAACGTTCTTTGCAGGTCCGAGCAATAGGCTTGGAACTTGACGCCGAAGTCCATATTCAGAACATGGCCGGGCTGGACCGTCCGCCCGGTCGGGCCGTAATGGGCCTGGGCGGTGTCGGGCCCGGTGAAGACGGCCGGGCAGGAGACCTCGCCCCAGGCCGACGGCAGGCCGCGGCGGACGCGCTCGGCCGTGATGAAGGAGGCGATCTCTTTTTCGGTCCGGCCCGGCCGGATGAACGGCGTCACCAAGGCAAATATCTCCTGCGTCTCCCGGATGGCTTCGCGGATAAGCCCGATCTCGGCCTCCGACTTGCGCTCCCGCAGGGCGGAGACCAGGCGTTCGGCCGAAACGAGCCGGTCGGCCAGCCCGATTTCGCCCAAGGCTTCGACCAGGGTCAGGTACATGCCGTGGGTCAGTCCGTCGCAGATCTCGCTGTCCTTGGAATAGTTGACGGCAATTGTCCGGGGCGAGGCGTCTTTGAGGATGGCCTGCAGGGGCTCCTTGAAGCCGGTGACGAAGGCCGTCACCTCGTCGTAGGCGCCCGTCTCTTCAACCGTCTTCTGATCGTAGCGGCCGACCACGGCCTTGGCCCGGCCGTCGCGGAAGACAAGGAACGACGAATGCCAAGTCACGTCGCCCGTGGTCAGGAACGGGAGCACGGGGTCACCCAGAACCTGACTCTCCCGGGTAAACGTCAGCCAGCAGTCCAGGTCGAATTCGCCCAGCAGGGCGCCAGCCTGGCGGATCTTCTCGCGAATCAGCATCGGAGTCTCCCTACCCGGCGAAGCGCCGGAGCCTTTTCATGAAGACGAGGATCAGTCCGGCGGACGCCGCCAGCAGTCCCGTCAGCAAAAGGAAGTACTGGTGGTGGGCGAACTTGCCGTAGGACTTGCCCAGCAGGCCCGAGCCGTAGCTGCCGAAGGCGGTGGCCGCATACCAGCCGCCCATCATCAGCCCGGCCAGCCGGGGTGGGGCCACTTTGGAAACATAGGACAGGCCCATCGGCGAGATCAGGATCTCGGCCAGGGTGACGAGGAAATACGTCCCGATCAGCCAGGTCGGCGACATGACGGCGATGTCCCGGTTGCCTCCGGCGAGACAGGCCAGGACCATGACGATCATGGACAGGCTCATGATCACCAGGCCGGAGAAGATCTTAACCGGGGTGGATGGCTCGCGGCCGCGGGCGTTCCAGCGGGCGAAGAGGGCCAACAGGATCGGGGTCAGGATCAGGATGAAGGCCGGCTCAAAGAACTGGTAAGTCTCCGGCCGGAGCCAGGACAGAGCCTTCGTCGAGCGCGCGGCGAAGAGGGTCAGGGCGAACCCGTTCTGGTAGAACCCGGTCCAGAAGAAGATGACGATGAGGAAGAGCAGGATCAGGGTCACGACCCGAATCCGATCCTCGGCCTGATCCGCGGGCGGCGCCGCGGCGGCCGCCGACATCCCCAGGGGTTTCGGGGCGCTCCGGAAATCGGCCGGAGCGATGGCCTTGTCCCCGGCCTGGAAAATGATAAGCGAGAGGACGAGGCCGACGGCGCAGATGGCGAACGAGATGTTATAGCTCCCCCAGACCACGCCGACGAGTGTGGCGCCCAGAGGGGCGATCATGGCCCCGAAGTTGACGCCCATGTAGAAGATGTTGAACGCGGCATCCTTGAGCTGGGGGCGGTCGACGTAAAGATTCCCGACCATGACCGACATGTTGACCTTGAAGATGCCGGTCCCGACGCCCACCAGGAGAAGACCGAGGAAGAAGCTCGTCGTCCGGGCGGCCGAGGAGGCGGCCAAAGCGACGTAGCCGGCGGCCATCAGCCCGGCGCCGATCTTGACCGTCGTCCGGCGGCCCAGGACCCGATCGCCCAGCCAGCCGCCCAGGAGGGGCATGAAATAACAAAGGGCCAGGAAGAGCCCGTAGATGTCGCCTTTCCGATCGTCGGGAAAGCCCAGCGTCTTGTCCATATAGAGGACGAGGACGGCGATCAGGGTATAGAAGCCGACCCGTTCCCAAACCTCAGTGCCGAGCATGAAGAGGAAGCCGCGGGGGTGGTTCTTAAGCATGCTTATATCCTCAGCGGGTCTTCGGACAGGATTCGCGCCAGGACCGCCAAGAAGAGGTCGGCGTCCGCGCGGTCGAAAACGAGCGGCGGCTTGATCTTGATGACGTTGCGGAAAGGACCGTCCGTGCTGACAAGCACGCCCTCCTCCCGCATCCGTTCGGCCAGATAAGCCGCCTGAAGCGGCGCCCGGGCCCGGGTCGAGGGATCGAGGACTAGCTCGAAGCCCAGAAAGAGCCCCAGCCCGCGCACATCGCCGATGATCGGAGCGGCCTCGGCCAGCCGCCGCAGGCCGGAGAGAAGATAAGCGCCTGTGTCCAGAGCGTTCCTCTGCAGGCCCTCGCCTTCGATGACGTCGAGGACGGCCAGTCCGGCGGCGCAGGCGACCGGGTTGCCGCCGTAGGTGTTGAAGTACTCCATGCCGTCGGCGAAGGCGTCGGCGATCGCCCGGGTCGTGACCACGGCGGCCAGCGGGAAGCCGTTGCCGATCGGCTTGCCCATGGTCACGATGTCGGGCACGACGGCCTGAGTTTCGAAAGCCCAAAAGGCCGATCCGGCCCGGCCGAAACCGACCTGGACCTCGTCGGCGATGCAGACGCCGCCCGCGGCGCGGACGACCCGATAGGACTCCGCCAGGAATCCCTCGGGCAGGACGATCTGGCCGCCGCAGCTCAAGATCGATTCGGCGATGAATCCGGCCGCGGGCCGTCCCTCCCCCGCCGCATGGACAAGAGCATCGGAAACCGCGCGGGCATATTTCGACCCCGCTTCCGGATCGCCGGCCCGGAAAGGCCCTTGGTAAAGATCCGGCATCGGAACAACATAGGTCCCCGGCGGACAGCCTCGGCCGCCTTTGCCGTTGAACTTGTAAGGGCTGATGGCGATGAGCGAGGTCAGATGGCCGTGGTAGGCGCCGTCTACAACGACCATGGACTCGCGGCCCGTGAACCGGCGGGCCAGCCGAAGGGCCAGGTCGTTGGCTTCGCTGCCGGAATTGACGAGATAGACGACCGCAAGCGAAGGCGGCAGCTTGGCCGTCAAGCGATCGATATAGCGCGCCAAATGATCGTGAAGATATCGGGTATTGGTGGCCAGGACAGCGGCCTGCCGCCGGACCGCCTCGACGACCCGGGGGTGGCAATGGCCGACGTGAGGGACATTGTTGACGGCGTCGAGGTAGATGCGGCCGGTGTCATCGTAAAGATGCTGGAGGAAGCCGCGAACGATCTTGATCGGATGGCAATAGGAAAGGCTCAGCGACGGGCCGAGGTGTTCGCGGCGGCTCTTGATGATCTCGGCGGGAAGGAGCGCGGGGTCGGCCAGCTCGTCCGCCGGCAGGCCGAGGATCAGATTGGGGTCGGGACAGA
Coding sequences within:
- a CDS encoding Xaa-Pro peptidase family protein, with product MLIREKIRQAGALLGEFDLDCWLTFTRESQVLGDPVLPFLTTGDVTWHSSFLVFRDGRAKAVVGRYDQKTVEETGAYDEVTAFVTGFKEPLQAILKDASPRTIAVNYSKDSEICDGLTHGMYLTLVEALGEIGLADRLVSAERLVSALRERKSEAEIGLIREAIRETQEIFALVTPFIRPGRTEKEIASFITAERVRRGLPSAWGEVSCPAVFTGPDTAQAHYGPTGRTVQPGHVLNMDFGVKFQAYCSDLQRTFYILEPGQTEAPADVRRGFETITRAIEASKRAMRPGVLGKDVDAAARGVITAAGYEEFPHGLGHQVGRFPHDGTALLGPAWEKYARKPFRPLEPGMVFTIEPRLTVPGRGVVTVEDMVVVTETGAEWLSDPQTRLILVGG
- a CDS encoding peptide MFS transporter, whose translation is MLKNHPRGFLFMLGTEVWERVGFYTLIAVLVLYMDKTLGFPDDRKGDIYGLFLALCYFMPLLGGWLGDRVLGRRTTVKIGAGLMAAGYVALAASSAARTTSFFLGLLLVGVGTGIFKVNMSVMVGNLYVDRPQLKDAAFNIFYMGVNFGAMIAPLGATLVGVVWGSYNISFAICAVGLVLSLIIFQAGDKAIAPADFRSAPKPLGMSAAAAAPPADQAEDRIRVVTLILLFLIVIFFWTGFYQNGFALTLFAARSTKALSWLRPETYQFFEPAFILILTPILLALFARWNARGREPSTPVKIFSGLVIMSLSMIVMVLACLAGGNRDIAVMSPTWLIGTYFLVTLAEILISPMGLSYVSKVAPPRLAGLMMGGWYAATAFGSYGSGLLGKSYGKFAHHQYFLLLTGLLAASAGLILVFMKRLRRFAG
- a CDS encoding chromate transporter, with the translated sequence MLFKIFWIFTRVALFSWGGGPASLALMQREVTHAGWVTSSEFADAVAISNALPGPIAPQVSAYIGYKLARLPGAIMAVAGTVLPTTLLMLVMIVYFYSIKDSPAVKAMLKAVRPVVVGFLLWTAYDMAANVFGVKAQGWASALTIGWDKILIVLAAFVLLTFTKVHPVLLIVGAAVLGFLAYR